From Candidatus Hydrogenedentota bacterium, a single genomic window includes:
- a CDS encoding sensor histidine kinase: protein MNQHKSAAVARGRAAKRPIWQWRIAILVIMSGAFSLELMARYMNTSGLVSHATPKFISMGALLLLSVAAWRLILMLEGKTALKAAVVLATGVLVLAQTLSILREFSFWRTGHELIVAWSIKSESNLFLAGTVLLLSTYYFALLESIWTEAEFRRSQGKLESEISERRRAQAELRESHDELRRLTAHVETLREDERARVARELHDQLGQDLVCLRMDLCNVQRCLQDGQDGAASSLELIRSMLEHTDRMTTTTRRLISELRPTVLDDLELPAAIAWLAADFETRTQIPCAVDVSPGSARFNRDVTSALFRIVQECLTNVIRHSGASQVNVRLNANNGHTRLEVEDNGCGFPATQGRAGQKSFGILGIRERVALLGGTFRIQSQSGAGTCVSVTVPCSSGTGEAIDARA from the coding sequence ATGAACCAGCATAAATCAGCCGCAGTCGCGCGGGGACGAGCGGCCAAACGGCCGATCTGGCAGTGGCGTATCGCGATCCTCGTCATTATGTCCGGCGCGTTCAGCCTCGAACTGATGGCGCGCTACATGAACACGAGCGGCCTCGTCAGCCACGCGACGCCGAAATTCATCAGTATGGGAGCGTTACTGCTGCTCTCGGTCGCGGCGTGGCGTCTTATCCTTATGCTCGAAGGCAAGACCGCGCTGAAGGCTGCGGTCGTGCTGGCTACCGGCGTTTTGGTGCTCGCGCAGACGCTGAGCATACTCCGCGAGTTTTCGTTTTGGCGGACGGGTCATGAGCTTATCGTCGCGTGGAGCATAAAGTCAGAATCGAACCTCTTTCTGGCGGGCACAGTGCTCCTGCTATCGACGTATTACTTTGCGCTTCTCGAGTCGATCTGGACGGAGGCGGAGTTTCGGCGCAGCCAGGGAAAGTTGGAGAGCGAGATTTCCGAACGACGGCGGGCCCAGGCCGAACTTCGTGAATCGCACGACGAGTTGCGGCGGCTCACCGCGCACGTCGAAACGCTTCGGGAGGACGAGCGCGCGCGCGTCGCCCGCGAGCTTCACGACCAATTGGGACAAGACCTGGTTTGCCTGCGGATGGACCTCTGCAATGTGCAGCGGTGCTTGCAGGACGGGCAGGACGGCGCAGCGTCGAGTCTGGAACTGATCCGTTCGATGCTGGAGCATACGGACCGGATGACGACTACGACGCGTCGGCTCATCTCGGAATTGCGTCCTACGGTACTTGACGATCTCGAGTTGCCGGCGGCCATCGCGTGGCTCGCGGCCGACTTCGAAACGCGAACACAAATACCGTGCGCCGTTGATGTCAGCCCGGGAAGCGCGCGGTTCAATCGGGACGTCACATCCGCGTTGTTTCGGATCGTGCAAGAGTGCCTGACGAACGTGATTCGCCATTCCGGAGCAAGCCAGGTGAATGTCCGGTTGAACGCGAACAACGGGCATACGCGGCTGGAAGTCGAGGACAACGGTTGTGGCTTCCCGGCAACGCAGGGACGCGCGGGACAGAAGTCGTTTGGGATATTGGGAATTCGCGAACGTGTCGCATTGCTCGGCGGTACGTTCCGGATACAGTCCCAATCCGGCGCCGGCACATGCGTGTCGGTAACGGTCCCGTGCAGTAGCGGGACGGGTGAGGCCATCGACGCGCGAGCGTAG
- a CDS encoding response regulator transcription factor — translation MRKFRILVADDHEIVRKGIALILNETPDMEVCGEAATGMEVVESVQHQEWDAVVMDLRMPGLHGLELVKQVHALRPRLPILILTIEPEGIYARRLLHAGAAGYLTKDSLCTELVQAVRKICTGGRYVSSGLVEQIAFNLDSDVDRPLHEQLSDRELEVMRMLAAGMMPSAIAASLCISVKTVSTYRARILSKMSLKTNADLVKYGIREGLVS, via the coding sequence ATGCGGAAATTCCGAATACTTGTAGCCGACGATCACGAAATCGTTCGGAAAGGAATCGCCCTTATCCTGAACGAAACGCCCGACATGGAAGTATGCGGTGAGGCAGCCACCGGCATGGAAGTCGTCGAGTCGGTCCAGCATCAGGAGTGGGACGCGGTCGTCATGGACTTGCGCATGCCGGGCCTGCACGGGCTGGAATTGGTCAAGCAGGTGCACGCGCTGCGGCCGAGACTGCCTATTCTGATACTCACGATCGAGCCGGAGGGAATCTACGCGCGGCGCCTCTTGCACGCGGGCGCGGCGGGATACCTCACCAAGGACAGTCTTTGCACGGAGCTTGTGCAGGCAGTACGAAAAATCTGCACGGGAGGCCGATACGTTTCTTCAGGACTCGTCGAGCAGATCGCATTCAATCTGGATTCGGACGTCGATCGCCCGCTTCACGAGCAGCTATCGGACCGGGAACTCGAGGTCATGCGAATGCTCGCGGCGGGCATGATGCCGTCCGCGATCGCGGCGAGTCTTTGCATCAGCGTGAAGACCGTCAGCACATATCGGGCGCGCATTTTAAGCAAGATGAGTTTGAAAACGAACGCCGATCTCGTAAAGTACGGCATAAGAGAAGGGCTTGTCAGTTGA
- a CDS encoding response regulator transcription factor, which yields MVAVTPIRLLVVDDHRAVRESIARLIAQCDDMEVSGELFDGSGVLEKVQSETFDVVLLDISMPRKNGFEVLRELRSELPGLPVIVLSIHSPSEYGAHALALGASGYVCKSRAADELIAEVRRVAGRP from the coding sequence ATGGTGGCAGTGACACCTATCCGGTTGCTGGTCGTGGATGACCATCGCGCCGTGCGGGAAAGCATTGCGCGGCTGATCGCGCAATGCGACGACATGGAGGTTTCGGGCGAACTGTTCGACGGTTCCGGGGTCTTGGAGAAGGTGCAGTCGGAAACTTTCGACGTAGTCCTGCTGGACATTTCGATGCCCCGGAAGAATGGATTTGAAGTGCTCCGGGAATTGAGGAGCGAATTGCCCGGCCTCCCCGTCATTGTATTGAGTATTCACTCGCCTTCGGAGTACGGGGCGCACGCCCTCGCGCTTGGCGCGAGCGGGTACGTCTGCAAGTCCCGCGCGGCGGACGAACTCATCGCGGAAGTGCGCCGCGTTGCGGGTCGACCTTAA
- a CDS encoding efflux RND transporter permease subunit, with translation MRIVDFAVDRRVSIYVMVLILTVTGLYAYITLPRESNPEVIVPFIVVSTRYEGVSPEDIEALVTVPIERKLAGLKGVKQIKSQSLESVSSVVIEFVPDMEIDDALRRVKDKVDQSKEDLPEDADDPVVSEINLSELPILVISLTGNTDLSVLNELADDFEDRIEAIKGVLDVEKVGGVEREIQIEVDPERVAEYGISAADLIQVTVLENVNTPGGAMDLGEAKFLMRTPGEFRTPEELTGLVVKQGPGGTVYLRDVAVVKDGFKEVDSISRVNGNPSITLAVSKRTGENIIRIVDDVKVVLDDERARLPKGIDVAVTWDESDFIRDMVNDLENSMLSGLVLVIAIIMIFLGLVNSFFIGLAIPLSMFIAFTYFYLSGITLNMVVLFSLTLALGMLVDNGIVVIENIYRHMQQGMDSITASKRATAEVAWPIIGSTATTIVAFVPMFFWPGIFGDFMVYLPITVIATLLGSIFVGLVVNPALAGQFMRVKPLPFEVKDTARHPIIKRYERFLRLALRWRGVTLTLAFTGLIAITAEFFATAQVQFMPDSEPPQADIDIELPEGSNLATSDEYVKSVERLLEPNLPNLENVIANVGSQGVDLGGAGMRGGGNSTHLSRVTLDFPKLAQAKVMPSRIIEEVRSSVKGITGAQVRVDQMQMGPPTGPPINIEISGDDYETLAALAGEVQQLIKDMPELTDIRDDYRKGKPEIRVIIDREKAWKMGLNTQFIGLTVQAAIDGRKAGEYREGDDEYDVMVRFPKSFREDISNIENMRFTNLAGETVPFSAVARIEPGAGLGRITRIDRKRTVTVSAEVQGDRQPPEVLKDVRAKLEDFALPAGYTMAYTGENDDLEETQSFLGRAFVIALLLIALVIVAQFNSVLQTLVIMTSVVLSLGGVFLGLWICDMPFGILMTGIGCISLAGVVVNNAIVLLDFINQLRSRGESLEDAVVHAGIIRFRPVMLTAGTTTLGLVPMALGISFDFKSLQWTSGGETAQWWGSMAVAVIFGLTFATVLTLVVVPTLYTYAVNLSETFARKPAAASISEPVAK, from the coding sequence GTGAGAATCGTCGATTTCGCGGTAGACCGCCGCGTCTCTATCTACGTAATGGTGCTCATATTGACCGTGACGGGGCTGTACGCCTACATCACGCTGCCGCGCGAGTCGAACCCCGAGGTCATCGTCCCTTTCATCGTCGTCTCCACGCGATACGAAGGCGTTTCGCCCGAGGATATCGAGGCGCTGGTGACAGTTCCCATCGAGCGCAAGCTTGCCGGCCTCAAGGGTGTCAAACAGATCAAGTCACAAAGCCTCGAAAGCGTGTCGTCGGTCGTCATCGAGTTCGTGCCCGACATGGAGATCGACGATGCGCTACGCCGGGTCAAGGACAAAGTCGATCAGTCCAAGGAGGACCTTCCAGAGGACGCCGACGACCCGGTCGTGAGCGAAATCAATTTGAGCGAGCTCCCGATTCTCGTCATTTCGCTCACGGGCAACACGGACTTGTCGGTGCTCAACGAACTCGCCGACGATTTCGAGGACCGCATCGAAGCGATCAAGGGCGTACTTGATGTCGAGAAGGTAGGCGGCGTCGAGCGCGAAATCCAGATCGAGGTCGACCCCGAACGCGTCGCCGAATACGGCATATCCGCCGCGGACCTCATCCAAGTAACGGTGCTCGAGAACGTCAACACTCCGGGCGGCGCCATGGACCTCGGCGAGGCGAAATTCCTCATGCGCACGCCCGGCGAATTCCGCACGCCGGAAGAATTGACCGGACTTGTCGTCAAGCAGGGGCCTGGCGGCACCGTCTATCTGCGCGACGTCGCCGTTGTGAAAGATGGCTTCAAGGAGGTCGACTCGATCTCCCGCGTGAATGGCAATCCGTCCATTACGCTAGCCGTGTCGAAACGCACCGGCGAGAACATTATCCGCATCGTGGATGACGTCAAGGTCGTACTCGATGACGAGCGCGCGCGCCTTCCGAAGGGGATCGACGTCGCCGTAACGTGGGATGAATCGGACTTCATTCGCGATATGGTCAACGATCTCGAGAACAGCATGCTGAGTGGCCTGGTCCTCGTCATCGCCATCATCATGATTTTTCTTGGCCTCGTGAATTCGTTCTTTATCGGCCTCGCGATTCCCCTCTCGATGTTCATCGCGTTTACGTACTTCTACCTCTCCGGCATCACGCTGAACATGGTCGTCCTGTTCAGCCTCACGCTCGCCCTCGGCATGCTCGTCGACAACGGCATTGTCGTCATCGAAAACATCTACCGCCACATGCAGCAGGGCATGGATTCCATTACCGCCTCCAAACGCGCAACGGCGGAAGTCGCGTGGCCGATTATCGGCTCGACCGCCACGACCATCGTCGCGTTCGTCCCCATGTTCTTCTGGCCCGGCATCTTCGGCGACTTCATGGTCTATCTGCCGATCACCGTGATAGCGACGCTGTTGGGCTCGATTTTCGTGGGACTCGTAGTTAACCCCGCGCTTGCCGGTCAGTTCATGCGTGTGAAGCCACTGCCGTTCGAGGTCAAGGACACCGCACGGCATCCCATCATCAAACGCTACGAACGCTTCCTGCGCCTGGCGCTGCGCTGGCGCGGCGTAACGCTCACGCTGGCATTCACGGGGCTGATCGCCATCACCGCCGAATTCTTCGCCACCGCGCAGGTCCAGTTCATGCCGGATTCGGAACCGCCGCAGGCCGACATCGACATCGAACTCCCGGAAGGCAGCAACCTCGCAACCTCGGACGAATACGTAAAATCCGTCGAGCGTCTCCTCGAGCCAAACCTCCCGAACCTCGAAAACGTCATCGCAAATGTCGGATCGCAGGGCGTCGACCTCGGCGGCGCGGGAATGCGCGGCGGCGGAAACAGCACGCACCTTAGCCGCGTCACGCTGGACTTCCCGAAACTCGCGCAGGCCAAAGTAATGCCCAGCAGAATCATCGAGGAGGTGCGCAGTTCCGTCAAGGGGATCACCGGCGCGCAAGTGCGCGTGGATCAGATGCAGATGGGCCCGCCCACAGGCCCACCCATCAACATCGAGATCAGCGGCGACGATTACGAAACGCTCGCCGCGCTCGCAGGCGAAGTACAGCAATTGATCAAGGACATGCCGGAACTCACCGATATTCGCGACGACTATCGCAAGGGCAAGCCCGAAATCCGGGTCATCATCGACCGCGAAAAGGCATGGAAAATGGGCCTGAATACGCAGTTCATCGGCCTCACGGTCCAAGCCGCGATTGACGGGCGCAAGGCCGGCGAGTACCGCGAAGGCGACGACGAATACGACGTCATGGTGCGCTTCCCGAAATCGTTTCGCGAGGACATCTCGAACATCGAGAACATGCGCTTCACCAACCTCGCCGGCGAGACCGTACCCTTCTCCGCGGTGGCCCGCATCGAACCCGGCGCCGGACTGGGTAGAATCACGCGAATCGATCGTAAACGCACGGTGACAGTCTCCGCCGAAGTGCAGGGCGACCGCCAACCACCGGAAGTGCTCAAAGACGTGCGCGCAAAGCTCGAAGACTTCGCGCTTCCCGCCGGATACACGATGGCGTACACCGGCGAGAACGACGACCTGGAAGAGACGCAGTCATTCCTCGGCCGCGCGTTTGTGATTGCGTTGCTGCTTATTGCGCTCGTGATCGTCGCGCAATTCAATTCGGTCCTGCAGACCCTGGTCATCATGACGTCCGTAGTTCTGTCGCTCGGTGGTGTATTTCTCGGGCTTTGGATCTGCGATATGCCCTTCGGCATTCTGATGACGGGCATCGGCTGCATCAGCCTGGCGGGCGTCGTGGTAAACAACGCAATTGTGCTGCTCGACTTCATCAACCAATTGCGATCGCGGGGCGAATCCCTCGAAGACGCTGTCGTCCACGCGGGCATCATCCGCTTCCGCCCCGTGATGCTTACCGCCGGCACAACCACGCTCGGCCTCGTGCCGATGGCGCTCGGCATCAGCTTCGATTTCAAAAGCCTCCAATGGACGAGCGGCGGCGAAACCGCGCAATGGTGGGGTTCGATGGCCGTTGCGGTCATCTTCGGCCTCACGTTCGCGACGGTACTGACGCTCGTCGTCGTGCCGACGCTCTACACCTACGCCGTCAACCTGTCCGAAACGTTTGCGCGCAAACCCGCCGCCGCCTCAATCTCCGAACCGGTGGCGAAATAG
- a CDS encoding efflux RND transporter periplasmic adaptor subunit codes for MKKFVVTAALCGVIVLLGGLVVYGASAKYAEREANRANNNHDQRVPNVKVQVIATGLLEDKFTVTGTVDGWENVTISAEVAGKVEWKGIDTGDSVKKDQELFRIDTEAMQTRYEQAKAQARLAAQEFDRVKNLTNKGVSAARDQDSAVANRDVAEADLRAMEIQLRKSVAKSPMDGVVAHVFSEQDEFTDVGKPLVNIVQLHKVKVRIGIPERDIPYFKVGDVVHVQLDAIPDRMFDGTIHLIAPAADLVTHTFEAEIAIDNTDNCLKPGMIARAHLVRKAYPDAIAVPIFSTALIDDKRFAFVEEDGKAVLREVEVGVIQGSNVHVTSGLKPGDRLIVVGQRDARPGEPVNVTETLQ; via the coding sequence ATGAAGAAGTTCGTCGTTACCGCCGCCCTGTGCGGGGTCATAGTATTGTTGGGCGGCCTCGTCGTTTATGGCGCCTCCGCAAAATATGCGGAGCGCGAGGCCAACCGCGCCAACAACAACCACGATCAGCGCGTTCCCAATGTTAAGGTCCAGGTCATCGCCACGGGTCTGCTCGAGGACAAGTTCACGGTAACCGGGACCGTGGACGGTTGGGAAAACGTCACCATCAGCGCGGAGGTCGCCGGCAAGGTCGAGTGGAAAGGCATCGATACCGGCGATTCGGTCAAGAAGGATCAGGAGCTTTTCCGCATCGACACCGAGGCCATGCAGACGCGCTACGAGCAAGCCAAGGCCCAGGCGCGCCTGGCGGCGCAGGAATTCGACCGCGTCAAGAACCTTACCAACAAGGGCGTGAGCGCCGCGCGCGACCAGGACAGCGCCGTGGCCAATCGCGACGTGGCCGAGGCGGACCTGCGCGCCATGGAAATTCAGTTGCGCAAGAGCGTGGCAAAGTCGCCCATGGACGGCGTGGTCGCGCACGTATTCTCCGAGCAGGACGAATTCACCGACGTGGGCAAGCCGCTGGTGAACATTGTGCAACTTCACAAGGTGAAGGTGCGCATCGGCATCCCGGAGCGCGACATCCCGTATTTCAAGGTCGGCGACGTTGTACACGTGCAACTCGACGCCATCCCGGATCGCATGTTCGACGGGACGATTCACCTGATCGCGCCTGCCGCCGACCTCGTGACCCACACGTTCGAGGCGGAGATCGCGATCGACAATACGGACAATTGCCTGAAGCCAGGTATGATCGCCCGCGCCCACCTGGTGCGCAAGGCCTATCCTGACGCGATTGCGGTTCCCATCTTCTCGACGGCGTTGATCGACGACAAGCGGTTTGCGTTTGTCGAGGAAGACGGCAAGGCGGTACTGCGCGAGGTCGAAGTCGGCGTCATTCAGGGCAGCAATGTGCACGTGACGTCCGGTCTGAAACCGGGTGACCGCCTCATCGTCGTCGGCCAACGCGACGCGCGCCCCGGCGAACCGGTCAACGTCACCGAGACCCTCCAGTGA
- a CDS encoding Gfo/Idh/MocA family oxidoreductase — MDNKKLTRRSFLAGTAAMTIAAGCTTTKGKAPAKVSVKSPSEMVNFAGIGCGGKGSSDVQGALDAGCNLVAMCDVDEKNAAKFYSTKAGVPTYRDYRVMLDKHKDIDAVNVSTPDHMHAMIAIHAMKMGKHVYVQKPLAHSIHECREMQRVANEMKVATQMGNQGHCGDGVREVCELIWAGAIGDVKKVVTWTNRPIWPQSIPEPLPEEPVPETLDWDLWLGGAPFREYNHGYCPFNWRGWWDFGCGALGDMACHIMDPANWALTLGVPTSVEVAMQEGNNAQTGPDKSILKYEFPERKGEHGKMFPAVTLEWWDGRDGNNTPPHPPEIPAEIGIGDKGSGKNGTLFYGSKGFLTCETYGGSPRLLPEADFASYKKPEPSIPRLEKGDPYIDWVKSIKSGKPSASNFNYAAPFTEIILLGNLALRASTNIQWDIQNMRVTNSEEANKLVTKQYREGWSL, encoded by the coding sequence ATGGACAACAAGAAGTTAACCCGGCGCTCGTTCCTTGCCGGGACAGCGGCGATGACGATTGCCGCCGGGTGTACAACGACGAAGGGCAAGGCGCCGGCGAAGGTCAGCGTGAAGTCGCCGAGCGAAATGGTGAACTTCGCGGGCATCGGATGCGGCGGCAAGGGCTCGAGCGACGTGCAGGGCGCGTTAGACGCGGGCTGCAACCTCGTGGCGATGTGCGACGTGGACGAGAAGAACGCGGCGAAATTCTACAGCACCAAGGCGGGCGTCCCGACCTACCGCGACTACCGCGTCATGCTCGACAAACACAAGGACATCGACGCGGTCAACGTGTCCACGCCGGACCACATGCACGCGATGATCGCAATTCACGCGATGAAGATGGGCAAGCACGTGTACGTGCAGAAGCCGCTTGCGCACTCGATCCACGAATGCCGCGAGATGCAGCGCGTCGCCAACGAGATGAAGGTTGCCACGCAAATGGGCAACCAGGGCCATTGCGGCGACGGTGTCCGCGAGGTGTGCGAACTCATCTGGGCGGGCGCGATCGGCGACGTGAAGAAAGTCGTCACGTGGACCAACCGGCCCATCTGGCCCCAATCCATCCCTGAACCGCTTCCAGAGGAACCTGTCCCCGAAACGCTCGATTGGGACCTGTGGCTCGGCGGCGCGCCGTTCCGCGAGTACAACCACGGTTACTGCCCCTTTAACTGGCGGGGCTGGTGGGACTTCGGCTGCGGCGCGTTGGGCGATATGGCCTGCCACATCATGGACCCCGCGAACTGGGCGCTCACGCTCGGCGTTCCAACGAGCGTCGAAGTCGCCATGCAGGAAGGCAACAACGCGCAGACCGGACCCGACAAGTCCATTCTCAAATACGAATTCCCCGAGCGCAAAGGCGAACACGGCAAGATGTTCCCGGCCGTGACCCTCGAATGGTGGGACGGCCGCGATGGCAACAACACGCCGCCGCATCCCCCCGAGATTCCGGCGGAAATCGGCATCGGCGACAAGGGCAGTGGCAAGAACGGCACGTTGTTCTACGGGAGCAAAGGGTTCCTCACTTGCGAGACGTATGGCGGAAGCCCGCGCCTGTTGCCGGAGGCCGACTTCGCCAGTTATAAGAAGCCGGAACCGTCGATTCCGCGCCTCGAGAAAGGCGACCCCTACATCGATTGGGTGAAGTCGATCAAGAGCGGCAAGCCCTCCGCCTCGAACTTCAACTACGCCGCGCCGTTCACCGAGATCATCCTGCTCGGAAACCTCGCGCTCCGCGCCAGTACCAACATCCAATGGGACATCCAAAACATGCGAGTCACCAACAGCGAAGAAGCCAACAAACTGGTGACCAAGCAGTACCGCGAGGGCTGGAGCCTGTAA
- a CDS encoding DUF1232 domain-containing protein has protein sequence MSRSVKSRVVEVVRGSRNEVAVYQSVIADPRCPRAARWLLIAAVAYALSPIDFIPDFVPVLGHLDDILVLPPLIWLSLRMISAELVAEHRAKIMGRDTTSVNSTRANSGAL, from the coding sequence ATGTCGCGGTCCGTGAAATCCCGCGTCGTCGAAGTCGTGCGCGGGTCCCGAAACGAAGTTGCGGTCTACCAATCCGTCATTGCTGACCCACGCTGTCCGCGCGCCGCGCGGTGGTTGCTCATTGCCGCTGTGGCCTACGCGTTGTCGCCCATCGATTTTATCCCCGACTTCGTCCCCGTGTTGGGCCATCTCGACGATATTCTGGTCTTGCCGCCGCTGATTTGGCTGTCGCTGCGGATGATCTCGGCCGAACTCGTCGCAGAACACCGCGCGAAGATAATGGGAAGAGATACAACGAGTGTGAATAGTACACGCGCCAATAGTGGGGCGCTTTAG
- a CDS encoding phytanoyl-CoA dioxygenase family protein, translated as MALHVLAEPKTGLKQEFDERGFVILRSFFDPHEMTELLAEIKKAGAQQGREHCLNKDNMVFFGNIARETEYLKDFATQPRIIEVMKELAGPEFWIRWDQAVGKYPGGSDFPWHQDNAYNKLKDMHFQFWIGLTPMNKQNGGVWLQPGSHKFGLLPHSKVDNHLSCDVKPCKEEFIESQPGDVLIFSSLTLHYTTRNYSENERWAWVIEYMSCDYYDPHIRPPYFIACENGQPVKKFVDSYKACHDPRARMKYLGARTKENVRVKTEQVLSKAGRLFGHK; from the coding sequence ATGGCTTTACACGTGCTTGCCGAACCGAAGACAGGGTTGAAGCAGGAATTCGACGAACGTGGTTTCGTGATTCTCCGCAGCTTCTTCGATCCGCACGAGATGACCGAACTGCTCGCCGAAATCAAGAAGGCAGGCGCGCAGCAGGGGCGTGAACACTGCCTGAACAAAGACAACATGGTCTTCTTCGGTAACATCGCGAGAGAGACCGAGTACCTCAAAGACTTTGCCACGCAGCCGCGCATCATCGAGGTGATGAAGGAACTTGCCGGACCGGAATTCTGGATTCGTTGGGACCAAGCCGTGGGCAAGTACCCGGGAGGGTCCGATTTCCCCTGGCATCAGGACAACGCGTACAACAAACTCAAAGACATGCACTTCCAGTTCTGGATTGGCCTCACGCCAATGAACAAGCAGAACGGCGGTGTATGGCTCCAGCCTGGAAGCCACAAGTTCGGCCTGTTGCCGCACAGCAAGGTGGACAACCACCTCTCCTGCGACGTGAAGCCGTGCAAGGAAGAGTTTATCGAGTCGCAGCCCGGCGACGTGCTGATTTTTTCGTCGCTGACGCTCCACTATACGACGCGCAACTACTCCGAGAATGAACGATGGGCGTGGGTGATCGAGTACATGTCGTGCGACTACTACGATCCGCACATTCGGCCGCCGTACTTCATCGCCTGCGAGAACGGCCAGCCCGTGAAGAAGTTCGTGGATAGCTATAAAGCGTGCCACGACCCGCGCGCCCGCATGAAGTACCTCGGCGCGCGCACAAAGGAAAACGTTCGCGTCAAAACCGAGCAGGTGTTGTCGAAGGCAGGCCGCCTCTTTGGGCACAAGTAA
- a CDS encoding membrane integrity-associated transporter subunit PqiC has protein sequence MTRRLLAVLAMGLACAGCVGLNKPSPPLRYAIEPKPQIAAAENSGRSLAVRPLEPARPYKQNIVYREGAELGIYTLVEWAELPSDAATRALIDALIASGRFTDVARAVDLGIPDRILTGQLRKFDLVRDTAPWTAACEVRLELREGAGRSLVWAKTIAASEPLATSGIESLPQAMNAALTRCIEEAVTEIVTK, from the coding sequence ATGACTCGACGATTACTCGCTGTGCTTGCGATGGGCTTGGCGTGCGCGGGATGCGTTGGCCTGAACAAGCCGTCTCCGCCGTTGCGCTACGCGATCGAACCGAAACCGCAGATTGCGGCAGCGGAAAACTCGGGCAGGTCGCTGGCCGTGCGCCCCCTCGAACCCGCCCGCCCGTACAAGCAGAACATCGTCTACCGCGAGGGCGCGGAACTGGGCATCTACACCCTCGTCGAGTGGGCCGAGCTTCCAAGCGACGCGGCCACACGCGCGCTCATCGACGCGCTCATCGCAAGCGGCCGGTTCACAGACGTGGCCCGAGCGGTCGACCTCGGCATTCCGGATCGGATTCTGACCGGCCAGTTGAGGAAATTCGACCTGGTGCGTGACACCGCCCCGTGGACGGCGGCCTGCGAGGTGCGGCTCGAACTGCGCGAGGGGGCTGGCCGCTCACTGGTCTGGGCGAAGACTATCGCCGCCTCCGAGCCGCTCGCCACCTCGGGTATCGAATCCCTGCCACAGGCAATGAATGCAGCCCTGACCCGGTGCATCGAAGAAGCCGTGACGGAAATTGTCACTAAGTAA
- a CDS encoding MCE family protein codes for MATRAQKTKVGVFLLLSAAIIAGGLMLVAGFRQGSKLHYSIVFDKSVLGLYKGGMVQYLGVPVGIVDNIYVGDDGKAYVDILIEPDKVKLRQGVEASLEYYSFATGTMCVALQNEDPSGELLPPGAIIPTGESLIESFSGQAGDLMNTFNEIAKKIDDGLKDMPEGKITEVIDQIKPFIDDARAFITDARDTLKTVQEDLHGVVEDAKPGIKKFSELADNASKLSTTANDTLADLRAKIDPVDIEKMQTKLLALADQLEQTTKKINDMTSSIPHTVDNVQHALYETTQKLNETMESFRQLAETLNQNPYVRGAAAPKE; via the coding sequence GTGGCGACACGCGCACAAAAAACGAAGGTCGGCGTCTTCCTCCTGTTGAGCGCCGCAATCATTGCCGGCGGGCTGATGCTCGTGGCCGGGTTCCGCCAGGGCAGCAAGCTCCACTATTCGATCGTGTTCGACAAGTCGGTCCTCGGCCTCTACAAGGGCGGGATGGTGCAGTACCTCGGCGTGCCCGTGGGCATTGTCGACAACATCTACGTCGGCGACGACGGCAAGGCGTATGTCGATATTCTGATCGAGCCGGACAAGGTGAAGCTGCGCCAGGGAGTCGAGGCAAGCCTCGAATACTACAGTTTCGCCACGGGCACGATGTGCGTAGCGTTGCAGAACGAAGATCCATCCGGCGAACTGTTGCCGCCCGGCGCGATTATTCCCACCGGCGAATCGCTCATCGAATCGTTCAGCGGGCAGGCCGGCGACCTCATGAACACGTTCAACGAAATCGCCAAGAAAATCGACGACGGCCTGAAGGACATGCCGGAAGGCAAAATCACGGAAGTCATCGATCAGATCAAACCATTCATCGATGACGCCCGGGCGTTCATTACCGATGCGCGCGATACGCTCAAGACCGTACAGGAAGACTTGCACGGCGTCGTCGAAGACGCGAAACCGGGAATCAAAAAGTTCAGCGAGCTCGCGGACAACGCGTCTAAGTTGAGTACTACCGCGAACGATACCCTTGCTGATCTTCGCGCGAAGATCGACCCTGTCGACATCGAGAAGATGCAGACAAAACTGTTGGCGCTCGCGGACCAGTTGGAGCAGACGACAAAGAAGATCAATGACATGACGTCTTCGATTCCGCACACCGTGGACAACGTCCAACACGCCCTGTACGAGACGACGCAGAAGTTGAACGAAACGATGGAATCGTTCCGGCAGTTGGCGGAGACCCTGAACCAGAACCCCTACGTGCGCGGGGCCGCCGCGCCAAAGGAATAG